AAACTTGGGCCGAAAGCAATCCTGAAATCCCGGATCCCACCTTTGATCCGCCAGGCGATCGCCAGGGGCCAATCCCCTTCGGTTGGGCCTTAGAAAAACAAAATCCTGAAGCTACAATGGAGACAATAAGGCTTGTGGCAATCGGTAACAGCACCTTTGTCACCAATGGCTGGCTCGGACAATATCACAACAGCGATGTGTTTTTAAATACCGTTAACTGGTTGGCTAAAGTCGAGAATGCCCCCCTCGCCATTCAACCCAAAGCCGCCCAAAATCGTCGTTTAAATTTAGGCCGTTGGCAAATTATGGCGATCGCTTGGCTCGCACCGATTATTTTTCCCCTAGGGGGCGTGGGCGCCGCAATCTTCTGTCTCTGGCAACGTCGCTAGAATTTGTGCCCAATTTCAGTAAATTTTAAAAAAATAAGATTAAAACATTATTAACTTTTGGGAATGATAGTCTAAATTACAGAAAGTGCTATTATCAATTTGCATTCCCCACACACAGACCCACAGTAGAGGAAAGAATTCATCATGGCGAACGCACCTGTATCCCCAGTGGTGCTCGTAATCTTAGATGGCTGGGGCTACCGTCAAGAAACTAATGCAAATGCCATCGCGACTGCCGCAACCCCCAATGTCGATGCCTTTTTCGCTACATACCCTTCGACATTAATCCACACATCTGGAAAGAGGGTGGGATTGCCAGACGGTCAAATGGGAAATTCTGAGGTGGGTCACCTCAACCTAGGGGCAGGTCGCGTTGTCCCCCAAGAACTCGTCCGAATCTCCGATGCCATTGAAGATGGTTCCTTCCTCCGCAACGATGTGCTCGTTAAAGTCTGTCGCGAAACTCGCCAAGCTGGGAAGAAGCTCCATTTAATCGGTCTTTGCTCTGATGGGGGTGTCCATTCCCACATTAACCATCTGCTTGGTCTATTAGATCTCGCCAAAGTTAATGGCATTGCTGATGTTCATATCCATGCCATTACCGATGGCCGGGATACCAACACCACCGAAGGGATTCGCTATCTGCAACAGATCCAATCCCATATTGATAAATTCGGGGTTGGCTCCATCTCTACCATTAGTGGCCGCTACTTTGCCATGGACCGCGATCGCCGTTGGGACCGGGTCAAGCAAGCCTATGACGTGATGACCCAAAATGACGCCATTGATGAACGCTCCTTTGCAGAGATTCTCCAGGAACAATACGACCAAGGAGTCACCGACGAATTTATTCCCCCGGTACGTCTCAAAGCTGGGGCGATCGAAGCGGGTGATGGGGTGATTTTTTATAACTTCCGCCCTGACCGCTCCCGTCAATTGTCCTATGCATTTGTCGATCCAAACTTCCAGGGCTTTGAACGGGGACAAATTCCGGATCTAAATTTTGTCACCTTTACCCAGTACGATGTGAACTTACCGGTACCGGTAGCCTTTGCCCCCCAAAATTTGACAAAAATTCTTGGGGAAGTGATTGCGGATAATGGTCTAAAACAGTTCCGTACCGCTGAAACAGAAAAATATCCCCACGTCACTTATTTCTTCAATGGCGGCCTGGAAGTGGCCTTTGCAGGGGAAGACCGCGAATTGATTGCGAGCCCCCAGGTGGCCACCTATGACCAAAAGCCGGAAATGTCAGCCCAGGCAGTGACGGATGCGGCTTGCAAGGCGATCGAAAAAGGGATTTACAGCCTAGTCGTCATCAACTATGCCAACCCAGATATGGTTGGTCATACCGGCAAACTCGAAGCGGCGGTTCAGGCGATCGAAGCGGTGGATGCCTGCCTAGGCCGCTTGGTTGCCACCGTCGGTAAGATGGGAGGAACGACTCTCATCACCGCTGACCATGGTAATGCCGAATATATGGCCGATGAAAATGGCAAATCTTGGACGGCCCACACCACAAATCCGGTGCCATTTATGCTCATTGAAGGAGAACAGCGAAAAGTAGTTGGCCATGGTGCCGACGTCATGCTGCGGGAAAATGGCTGCCTGGCGGATGTGGCCCCAACTATTCTCGATATTCTCGGCATTGAGCAACCGGAAGAAATGACCGGAAAATCTTTAATCGCCCCTGCCCCTTATGCAGTCACCCATCGCCGCTAATCGGTTATCCTAAGGGATCTAGCCCTCAGCTTCTGTCTATTTAATCTTAAGTTCTATGTTGGAATCTATTTTACAAATCGTGTGGATGGTCTCAGCGGTGGGGTTAATCCTGCTGGTTCTGCTCCATAGTCCCAAAGGGGATGGTCTCGGTGGTATTGGCGGTCAAGCCCAAATGTTTACAAGCACCAAGAGTGCTGAAACAGCTCTTAACCGTGCTACCTGGATTCTTTGCATTACTTTCATGAGTTTAACGGTGATCCTGAGCGCTGGTTGGCTCACTCCTGTTGTCGGTCAGTAGAACACCTTTGCTATTGCTAATGCCACTGGTTGTTTTTTTGCGACGTCATCTCTTGGGGTGGCGTTTTTGGTTTGCTTGGATATGGGGCCTAGTGATCGCCTTCGGGATCCATTGGGGGAGCTATGGCCTCAGTCCTGAGGTGATTTCCCAACTGCCCCAACTCCATTACCATCCGTTACCAGAAACCTTGGCAACTTTACCGGTCAGCACTGATCAGGATTATTTTTCAGAGGTGACTACTACTCCTATGGGCCACCTAATTTGGACAAATTTTCCTATCAAAGTTTATCTGCCTGACCTTGATACCTCCGTGAGTCCAGCGGCTCAGACCCGACAACAGCAATGGCAACAAGCGGTTACCGAGGCGATCGCCCAATGGCAACCTTATCTTCCCTTGGTAATCACCTCGGAACTGGAAACAGCCGATATTGTGATTCGACGCCAAGCGCCGCCCGTTCAGAAACAGGTAGATCCGAAGACGGGAGCAAGTCGCTATTTTCTGGGTCGCAATGCCGAAACCCGCTACGAATTTTATGTGGATGCTGACCAGATTCTGCGCCACCGCATGACGATTTTTCTCAATGACCACCAAGGGGCGATCGCCACCGAAAACACTGCCCGCCACGAACTGGGCCATGCCCTTGGTATCTGGGGTCATAGCCCAAATTCTGAAGATGCCCTGTTTGCAAGTCAATTGGGTGCAGCCTCGCGGATCACCACCACCGACATCAATACACTCCGAAAAATTTACCAACAACCCACCCGCTTGGGGTGGCCAATGCCAGGCTTTAAACAATAGTAAATGCTCCGATCCCTACTTCCCAAAAGCAAGTC
The nucleotide sequence above comes from [Synechococcus] sp. NIES-970. Encoded proteins:
- the secG gene encoding preprotein translocase, SecG subunit, with the translated sequence MLESILQIVWMVSAVGLILLVLLHSPKGDGLGGIGGQAQMFTSTKSAETALNRATWILCITFMSLTVILSAGWLTPVVGQ
- the gpm gene encoding 2,3-bisphosphoglycerate-independent phosphoglycerate mutase gives rise to the protein MANAPVSPVVLVILDGWGYRQETNANAIATAATPNVDAFFATYPSTLIHTSGKRVGLPDGQMGNSEVGHLNLGAGRVVPQELVRISDAIEDGSFLRNDVLVKVCRETRQAGKKLHLIGLCSDGGVHSHINHLLGLLDLAKVNGIADVHIHAITDGRDTNTTEGIRYLQQIQSHIDKFGVGSISTISGRYFAMDRDRRWDRVKQAYDVMTQNDAIDERSFAEILQEQYDQGVTDEFIPPVRLKAGAIEAGDGVIFYNFRPDRSRQLSYAFVDPNFQGFERGQIPDLNFVTFTQYDVNLPVPVAFAPQNLTKILGEVIADNGLKQFRTAETEKYPHVTYFFNGGLEVAFAGEDRELIASPQVATYDQKPEMSAQAVTDAACKAIEKGIYSLVVINYANPDMVGHTGKLEAAVQAIEAVDACLGRLVATVGKMGGTTLITADHGNAEYMADENGKSWTAHTTNPVPFMLIEGEQRKVVGHGADVMLRENGCLADVAPTILDILGIEQPEEMTGKSLIAPAPYAVTHRR
- a CDS encoding hypothetical protein (conserved hypothetical protein) → MPLVVFLRRHLLGWRFWFAWIWGLVIAFGIHWGSYGLSPEVISQLPQLHYHPLPETLATLPVSTDQDYFSEVTTTPMGHLIWTNFPIKVYLPDLDTSVSPAAQTRQQQWQQAVTEAIAQWQPYLPLVITSELETADIVIRRQAPPVQKQVDPKTGASRYFLGRNAETRYEFYVDADQILRHRMTIFLNDHQGAIATENTARHELGHALGIWGHSPNSEDALFASQLGAASRITTTDINTLRKIYQQPTRLGWPMPGFKQ